One Microcebus murinus isolate Inina chromosome 9, M.murinus_Inina_mat1.0, whole genome shotgun sequence DNA window includes the following coding sequences:
- the ZNF804B gene encoding zinc finger protein 804B: MACYLVISSRHLSNGHYRGIKGVFRGPLCKNGSPSPDFAEKEKSTAKALEDVKANFYCELCDKQYHKHQEFDNHINSYDHAHKQRLKELKQREFARNVASKSWKDEKKQEKALKRLHQLAELRQQSECVSGNGPAYKAPRVTTEKQLQQEMFPVKNGRKVSCMKSTLLLKGKNLPRSISDKLRSTMPNRHQLQTDRRYLFGNRIAQTSSDLGNANHRTGVSFSFSKKVHLKLESSASVFSENTEETHDCNKSSLYKTKKTAEKCKCCRFANEDTHLTKEKDVNISGSHLERVLHNTFSISSKILQDKNDSIDGTLEDSIGIHASLSKSNIHLSDVDFTPSSREKETRNMLKNTSENHIDHPSQENASFSPPTIYKHSDARICECLDEFSSPEPSDQKSTMYLNPNSRVEDRERSLDKTERVSKNVQRLVREVTSKPLPFLHVQSKDGHTTLQWPTELLLFTKTEPCISYGCNPLYFDFKLSRNSQYGPNPQELKTELGEEPLEMKNKIESQVSGLIKDQHKLIQEDNQSLKPKMVIANPDWENFQREYNLGYHDSEPNKSEHNFSEKDLKVKTPEVPAYLDKSLKDCVGKNNNSDNEREEPRGAHWQSCQRVVLNEANEGLSFPPYISRTKKHKLIPHDPHSEFEGETQVNCHSSPYTGGDHSDHGKDFSVILNSNHIGMASHVSGYGNQSHKRCSLKSSLNGQSSPSDASPSSRSSLRSTCLRHSFGDNGRGNLLCFCKREHNSTERHKWKHRKHNCLHMSDEITKSNRLRPETQRDRNCKLWKSLKNEKYAKHRYCPCRERHKLGKNEQQFSGTKSTRIIHCDSGSSSQVSYASGSEKSPNCHGPSHSRLGSYSRERMYYLNKIKKNQECLDSRHICDLGTVTPIQCNSENISCLPRNCSSGPSETTQLNITEGEKTPQTAKSLLERVQAKKCREQSTNFEVSSNSCKDELEAHSQSQCTVQPVSPGCNRPALPLSEKIQHTTKRRNDKGSAMPRTTEKDKIKSSQTNNIAVLADTDCDNHLSKGIIHIVTESQSLNIKRNPTTKEQSKPLISEAQPFIQSCDPVPNDFPGAFPSIRYTGVTDSTETKEDQINLDLQDVSMHMNHVEGNINSYYDRTMQMSDKVEDELETCHKSISPPLIQQPITFSPDEIDKYKLLQLQAQQHMQKQLLSKHLRVLPAAGLTAFSPASAVQTVPVHQHASITAIHHTFLQHFAVSASISSHSRHLPIAHLHPLSQPHFTPISFSTLAPTIIPAHPTFLAGHPLHLVAAPFHSSHITLQPLPPTAFIPTLFGPHLNPATTSIIHLNPLIQPVFQGQELCHHSCSSQMQQFNGVKEALNVSAHLN; this comes from the exons AGATTGAAAGAATTAAAGCAACGGGAGTTTGCTCGAAATGTAGCTTCCAAGTCATGGAAAGatgagaagaaacaagaaaaagcacTTAAGCGACTTCATCAGCTGGCTGAGTTAAGGCAGCAGTCTGAATG TGTTTCTGGAAATGGACCAGCATACAAAGCCCCCAGAGTAACCACAGAAAAGCAACTCCAGCAAGAAATGTTCCCAGTTAAGAATGGCAGAAAGGTATCTTGCATGAAGAGCACTCTTCTCCTTAAAGGCAAGAATCTGCCCAGAAGCATTTCTGATAAACTGAGGTCCACCATGCCAAATCGACACCAGTTGCAAACAGACAGACGTTATTTATTTGGAAATCGGATAGCACAAACATCTTCAGATCTTGGCAATGCAAATCACAGGACAGgagtatcattttctttttccaaaaaagtGCATCTAAAATTAGAATCTTCAGCATCAGTTTTCAGTGAGAACACAGAAGAAACCCATGATTGCAACAAATCATCCctttataagacaaaaaaaacTGCAGAGAAATGCAAGTGCTGCAGGTTTGCAAATGAGGATACACACCTTACTAAGGAAAAAGATGTAAACATCTCAGGAAGCCATCTGGAAAGGGTTCTACATAATACCTTCTCCATAAGCTCTAAAATTTTGCAAGACAAAAATGACTCTATAGATGGAACACTAGAAGATTCAATTGGCATTCATGCCTCATTATCTAAATCTAACATTCATCTTTCAGATGTGGATTTTACACCTtccagcagagaaaaagaaactagaaacatGTTGAAGAACACTTCAGAAAATCACATTGATCACCCAAGCCAAGAAAATGCTTCATTCAGCCCACCAACCATTTACAAACACAGTGATGCCAGAATATGTGAATGCCTGGATGAGTTTTCATCGCCAGAGCCAAGTGATCAAAAGAGTACAATGTACCTGAATCCAAATTCCAGAGTGGAGGACAGAGAAAGATCTTTAGATAAAACAGAAAGAGTTAGCAAAAATGTGCAAAGACTTGTAAGAGAAGTGACATCCAAACCATTGCCTTTTCTCCACGTACAAAGCAAGGATGGCCACACCACTCTTCAATGGCCCACGGAACTTCTGCTCTTTACGAAAACAGAGCCTTGTATCTCTTACGGCTGCAACccattatattttgattttaagcTTTCTCGGAACTCACAGTATGGCCCTAATCCCCaggaattaaaaacagaattgggTGAGGAACccttggaaatgaagaataaaatagagaGCCAAGTCTCAGGTTTAATAAAAGACCAACACAAACTGATCCAAGAAGATAATCAGTCTCTGAAGCCAAAGATGGTGATAGCTAATCCAGATTGGGAAAATTTCCAGAGAGAATATAATTTGGGCTACCATGATTCTGAGCCAAATAAGAGTGAACATAATTTTAGTGAAAAGGATTTGAAAGTGAAAACTCCTGAAGTGCCTGCTTACCTTGATAAGTCTCTAAAGGATTGtgtaggaaaaaataacaatagcgATAATGAGCGTGAGGAACCTCGGGGGGCCCATTGGCAAAGCTGCCAGAGGGTAGTTCTAAATGAAGCAAATGAGGGCTTGTCTTTTCCTCCCTACATCTCTAGGACTAAAAAGCATAAACTGATCCCCCATGATCCTCATTCAGAGTTTGAAGGTGAAACCCAAGTCAACTGTCATTCTAGTCCTTATACAGGAGGGGACCACAGTGACCATGGGAAGGACTTCAGTGTAATTTTGAATAGTAACCACATTGGCATGGCCAGCCATGTTTCTGGATATGGAAACCAAAGTCACAAGAGATGCTCTCTAAAATCATCTCTGAACGGACAGTCTAGCCCTTCGGACGCATCCCCTAGCAGCAGGTCCAGCTTGAGAAGTACTTGTTTGCGTCATAGTTTCGGTGATAACGGCAGAGGTAATCTGCTCTGCTTTTGTAAAAGAGAACACAACTCCACTGAAAGGCACAAATGGAAACACAGAAAGCACAACTGCCTCCACATGTCTGACGAGATAACAAAGAGCAACCGACTTCGGCCTGAAACACAGAGAGATAGGAACTGCAAATTGTGGAAAtcattgaaaaatgagaaatacgCCAAACATAGATATTGTCCCTGCAGAGAGAGACATAAACTGGGCAAAAATGAACAACAATTTTCAGGGACAAAATCTACTAGAATCATCCATTGTGATTCTGGTTCTAGTTCACAGGTTTCCTATGCCAGTGGCAGCGAAAAATCACCTAATTGCCATGGACCTTCGCACAGCAGATTAGGCTCTTACTCAAGAGAGAGAATGTATTacttaaataaaatcaagaaaaatcaaGAGTGTTTGGACAGCCGTCACATTTGTGATCTGGGAACAGTCACGCCCATACAGTGTAACTCTGAGAATATCAGCTGCCTCCCAAGGAACTGTTCCAGTGGCCCTTCAGAAACCACTCAGTTGAACATTACAGAAGGGGAGAAGACCCCCCAGACAGCCAAAAGCCTTTTAGAAAGAGTACAAGCCAAGAAGTGTCGGGAACAATCAACTAATTTTGAGGTCTCTTCAAACAGCTGTAAAGATGAATTAGAGGCTCATTCACAAAGCCAATGCACAGTTCAACCTGTATCACCGGGCTGTAATAGACCGGCATTGCCTTTGTCTGAAAAAATACAGCACACaactaaaaggagaaatgatAAAGGCAGTGCCATGCCAAGGACTACTGAGAAAGACAAAATCAAAAGTTCACAGACAAATAATATTGCCGTTTTAGCAGACACTGACTGTGATAACCATCTTTCTAAAGGTATAATTCACATAGTAACAGAGTCTCAGTCACTAAACATAAAAAGGAACCCAACAACAAAAGAACAATCAAAACCTTTAATTAGTGAAGCCCAACCTTTTATTCAAAGCTGTGACCCAGTACCAAATGATTTCCCTGGTGCTTTTCCATCTATTAGATATACTGGTGTTACTGATTCAACAGAGACCAAAGAGGACCAAATAAATCTCGACTTGCAGGATGTAAGCATGCATATGAATCACGTAGAAGGAAATATAAACTCTTACTATGACAGAACTATGCAGATGTCTGACAAAGTGGAAGATGAACTAGAAACGTGTCATAAATCTATCTCTCCCCCTTTAATTCAACAGCCCATAACATTCTCTCCTgatgaaatagataaatataagCTCCTGCAGCTACAAGCCCAGCAGCATATGCAGAAACAGCTCCTATCAAAGCATCTTCGAGTTTTGCCTGCTGCAGGGCTGACTGCCTTCTCCCCGGCCTCGGCTGTACAGACGGTTCCAGTTCACCAGCACGCATCTATCACGGCCATCCACCACACATTCCTGCAGCATTTTGCTGTTTCTGCTTCCATAAGTTCTCATAGCCGTCACCTCCCTATTGCTCACCTACATCCCCTTTCACAGCCACATTTCACTCCGATCTCATTTTCAACTCTGGCTCCAACCATTATCCCTGCACACCCAACTTTCTTAGCAGGGCATCCCCTGCATTTAGTTGCTGCTCCCTTCCACTCATCCCACATAACACTTCAGCCCCTGCCTCCAACAGCATTTATCCCCACATTGTTCGGCCCTCACTTAAATCCAGCCACAACTTCGATTATCCACTTGAATCCTTTAATCCAACCAGTGTTCCAAGGTCAAGAGCTTTGCCATCATTCTTGCTCCAGCCAGATGCAACAGTTCAATGGAGTGAAAGAGGCCTTAAATGTGTCAGCGCACTTGAACTAA